From Thermus brockianus, the proteins below share one genomic window:
- a CDS encoding HD-GYP domain-containing protein — protein MRTAAVFLSLMQAQDLPELYARAAEGAMAHLGAEGAYLLRLEAGRYRVVGAAGTAGLARGLRLPPEWEPREGTTPPPGPLGFSPDGKRRLGHMARRGSLVLALEGVGPLGEEKEVLEALLEAVALREGRMAGLSTLEVLLSLSRRLRQGASLAEEIRGALEVLLERTGLEVGVLFRLEGEAFRPWVLAGVYPPDYPELYRRHAVRLGMGATALLKGRDFAVIPDYQTFPHALPPMREAGLRTVVLALLERAGKPYGALALASFARPVEVSPEGVALLRVAREELEGYLERRLQTEGLLMALSAILERLDYETEGHMRRVAELAVALGERAGVKDLECLRIGAYLHDLGKLFVPREILDKDGPLVTREWRLVKTHPELGYEVLARVPFLSQAALEVVLYHHEHWDGTGYPRGLKGEEIPLHVRVFAVADVWDALVSPRPYKPAYDPKRAEKELRAMAGKKLDPRLVQLFLTLRAAREEVKKR, from the coding sequence ATGCGCACCGCCGCGGTCTTCCTTAGCCTGATGCAAGCCCAAGACCTACCGGAGCTCTACGCCCGGGCGGCAGAGGGGGCCATGGCCCACCTGGGGGCCGAGGGCGCCTACCTCCTCCGGTTGGAGGCGGGGCGGTACCGGGTGGTGGGGGCAGCGGGCACAGCGGGGCTGGCCCGGGGCCTCCGCCTGCCCCCAGAGTGGGAGCCACGGGAAGGGACCACGCCACCCCCCGGCCCCTTGGGCTTCTCCCCGGACGGCAAAAGGCGGCTCGGCCACATGGCCCGCCGCGGCTCCCTGGTCCTGGCCCTGGAGGGAGTAGGACCCTTGGGGGAGGAGAAGGAGGTTCTGGAGGCCCTCTTGGAGGCAGTGGCCCTGCGGGAGGGCCGCATGGCGGGCCTTTCCACCCTGGAGGTCCTCCTCTCCCTCTCCCGAAGGCTACGGCAAGGCGCTTCCTTGGCGGAGGAGATCCGGGGGGCTTTGGAGGTCCTCTTGGAGCGCACCGGCCTGGAAGTGGGGGTGCTCTTCCGGCTGGAGGGAGAAGCTTTCCGGCCCTGGGTCCTCGCCGGGGTGTACCCGCCGGACTACCCCGAGCTGTACCGCCGGCACGCCGTGCGTCTGGGCATGGGGGCTACGGCCCTCCTAAAGGGGCGTGACTTCGCCGTCATCCCCGACTACCAAACCTTCCCCCACGCCCTCCCCCCCATGCGGGAGGCGGGCTTGCGCACCGTGGTCCTCGCCCTTTTGGAGCGGGCCGGTAAGCCGTATGGCGCCCTGGCCCTCGCCAGCTTCGCCCGCCCCGTGGAGGTCTCCCCGGAAGGGGTGGCCCTCCTGCGGGTGGCCCGGGAGGAGCTGGAGGGGTACCTGGAGCGGCGCCTCCAAACCGAGGGGCTTCTCATGGCCCTTTCCGCCATCCTAGAGCGCCTGGACTACGAAACCGAGGGGCACATGCGGCGGGTGGCGGAGCTGGCCGTGGCCCTGGGGGAAAGGGCGGGGGTGAAGGACCTGGAGTGCCTGCGCATCGGGGCCTACCTCCACGACCTGGGGAAGCTCTTCGTCCCCCGGGAGATCCTGGACAAGGATGGCCCCCTGGTCACCCGGGAGTGGCGCCTGGTGAAGACGCACCCCGAGCTGGGGTACGAGGTCCTGGCCCGGGTGCCCTTCCTATCCCAGGCGGCGTTGGAGGTGGTCCTCTACCACCACGAGCATTGGGACGGCACGGGCTACCCCCGGGGGCTCAAGGGGGAGGAGATCCCTTTGCACGTCCGGGTCTTCGCCGTGGCGGATGTGTGGGACGCCCTGGTGAGCCCAAGGCCCTACAAGCCCGCCTACGACCCGAAGCGGGCGGAGAAGGAGCTTAGGGCTATGGCGGGGAAGAAGCTAGACCCGAGGCTGGTTCAGCTCTTTTTGACCCTGCGTGCCGCGAGGGAGGAGGTAAAGAAAAGATGA
- a CDS encoding ribbon-helix-helix protein, CopG family gives MRLTVYLPEDLARLLREAAAHEGKSLSALTAKALAFYLRDRRRTALGRKVLEVAGRTRLTEEAHRLLEEGRRDRP, from the coding sequence ATGCGCCTAACCGTGTACCTTCCCGAGGACTTAGCCCGCCTCCTGCGGGAAGCCGCCGCCCACGAGGGCAAGTCCTTAAGCGCCCTCACCGCCAAGGCCCTCGCCTTCTACTTGCGCGACCGGCGCCGAACCGCCCTAGGGCGGAAGGTTCTGGAAGTGGCCGGCCGCACCCGCCTCACCGAGGAAGCCCACCGCCTCCTGGAAGAGGGGCGGCGTGACCGGCCTTGA
- a CDS encoding IclR family transcriptional regulator domain-containing protein, translating to MPRSSFHLPLRALKALYAHPLGLRPTELAKSLSVSPRSLAKALEALRVEGFAARDPLTGRWVLRYPHPFIPIPEAPDDPFFYQELAHEAFSRTGLRAYVLTVRPWGLHVEATSGNRGQRLWPFRDERRPVTGHAHASAGGKAILAFLREEALRAHLQRFPPKPLTPRTLSTVAAVQADLGQVRQLGFARARGEAIPDRCGLAVPLRAATGEAFAALGLSLPMGDPCVFEAPEAPKACRACRALAPALKEVVAELWPSSAA from the coding sequence ATGCCCAGGAGCTCCTTCCACCTACCCCTCAGGGCACTCAAAGCCCTCTATGCCCATCCCCTGGGGTTACGCCCCACAGAGCTGGCGAAAAGCCTGAGCGTGAGCCCCCGCTCCCTCGCCAAGGCGCTAGAAGCCCTACGGGTGGAAGGCTTCGCCGCCCGGGACCCCCTGACCGGGCGGTGGGTTCTCCGCTACCCCCATCCCTTCATCCCCATACCCGAAGCCCCCGACGACCCCTTCTTCTACCAGGAACTGGCGCATGAGGCTTTTTCCCGCACTGGTCTCCGGGCTTACGTCCTCACGGTGCGTCCTTGGGGGCTCCACGTGGAGGCGACCTCGGGCAACCGTGGCCAGCGCCTCTGGCCCTTCCGCGATGAACGGCGCCCCGTGACGGGCCACGCCCACGCCTCCGCCGGGGGGAAGGCCATCCTGGCCTTCCTGCGGGAGGAGGCCCTCCGGGCCCACCTCCAGCGCTTTCCCCCGAAACCCCTCACCCCACGTACCCTCTCCACCGTGGCCGCCGTGCAAGCGGACCTGGGCCAGGTGCGCCAGCTGGGCTTCGCCCGGGCGCGTGGGGAAGCGATCCCGGACCGTTGTGGCCTGGCCGTACCCCTGCGCGCCGCCACGGGGGAAGCCTTCGCCGCTTTGGGCCTTTCCCTCCCCATGGGGGATCCCTGTGTGTTTGAAGCCCCCGAAGCGCCCAAAGCGTGTCGTGCCTGCCGGGCCTTGGCCCCGGCGCTAAAGGAGGTGGTGGCGGAGCTATGGCCATCTTCGGCAGCCTGA
- a CDS encoding PIN domain-containing protein, which produces MIVDANFLLRLLTRHPEPMYQAARAFALEAERRGLALEVHPIHVAEVVYVLEGRLYGLSPREVARELLALLSARPFVPREEEALRGALEAYPESGLDFPDLFLAELARAEGKPVVSFDRKIRRTGVKLIVPKGQTWTDLGPKP; this is translated from the coding sequence ATGATCGTGGACGCCAACTTTCTCCTGCGCCTCCTCACCCGACACCCTGAGCCCATGTACCAGGCGGCCCGGGCCTTCGCCTTGGAGGCGGAACGCCGTGGCCTTGCCCTTGAGGTGCACCCAATACACGTGGCGGAGGTGGTCTACGTCCTGGAGGGACGCCTTTACGGCCTCTCCCCGAGGGAGGTGGCCCGCGAGCTCCTCGCCCTTCTTTCGGCACGGCCTTTTGTTCCGCGAGAGGAGGAGGCCTTGCGGGGCGCCTTGGAAGCATATCCGGAAAGCGGCCTGGACTTTCCTGACCTCTTCTTGGCCGAGCTTGCCCGGGCTGAGGGCAAGCCGGTGGTGAGCTTCGACCGCAAGATACGGCGGACCGGGGTCAAACTCATCGTGCCCAAAGGGCAAACTTGGACGGACCTCGGACCAAAGCCCTAG
- a CDS encoding roadblock/LC7 domain-containing protein, which produces MSRHEELQGVVRSLRQAVPELTGAMVASTDGLSLATDLPEAEAARAAAMAATALGLGKRIAQTSALGGLEEVVVRGREGYLVVYAAGEKGVLAVTAPMGANLGLIHLEARQAASRIAQILG; this is translated from the coding sequence ATGAGCCGTCACGAAGAACTGCAAGGGGTGGTGCGTTCGTTGAGGCAAGCGGTACCGGAGCTTACCGGGGCCATGGTGGCCTCCACGGATGGCCTTTCCCTGGCCACGGACCTCCCAGAAGCGGAGGCCGCCCGGGCGGCGGCCATGGCGGCCACGGCCCTGGGCTTGGGGAAGCGCATCGCCCAGACCTCAGCCCTTGGCGGTCTGGAGGAAGTGGTGGTGCGGGGCCGGGAAGGCTACCTCGTGGTCTACGCCGCCGGGGAAAAGGGGGTGCTGGCGGTCACCGCCCCCATGGGGGCCAACCTGGGCCTCATCCACCTGGAAGCCCGCCAGGCGGCGAGCCGGATCGCCCAAATCCTGGGCTAG
- a CDS encoding protoglobin domain-containing protein translates to MDKDNGFFQGLAQRVLAEMPPEDRFSQADAEALARHKGALLALGDELVRAFYDTLFAHPPTARVFREGERPEREETLRRWWRRTVEGPFDLDYWAWQAYVGLVHLKRDVSNPMMLGHAAFVARFVADRLPEAAPSVNRLMATVAALIAEGYKEVYLKAAREITGQSKELLERSVRIAVEGMG, encoded by the coding sequence ATGGACAAGGACAACGGGTTTTTCCAAGGGTTGGCCCAGCGGGTTCTGGCCGAGATGCCCCCGGAGGACCGCTTCTCCCAGGCGGACGCCGAGGCCCTCGCCCGGCACAAGGGGGCGTTGCTCGCCCTAGGGGATGAGCTGGTGCGGGCCTTCTACGACACCCTCTTCGCCCATCCCCCCACGGCCAGGGTCTTCCGGGAGGGGGAAAGGCCCGAGCGGGAGGAAACCCTGAGGCGCTGGTGGCGGCGGACGGTGGAGGGTCCCTTTGACCTGGACTACTGGGCCTGGCAAGCGTACGTGGGTTTGGTACATCTCAAGCGGGATGTGTCCAACCCCATGATGCTGGGCCACGCCGCCTTCGTGGCCCGGTTCGTGGCGGACCGCCTGCCCGAGGCGGCCCCATCGGTCAACCGCCTCATGGCCACCGTGGCCGCCCTCATCGCCGAGGGCTACAAGGAGGTTTACCTAAAAGCAGCCCGGGAGATCACGGGCCAGAGCAAGGAACTCTTGGAGCGGAGCGTGCGCATCGCGGTGGAGGGGATGGGATGA
- a CDS encoding transposase, with protein MEEHQTPPSILPLPLEELVPLLQAWLQARLPEGERKPGRPRTFSDLSLFLFHLVRALLGFSSERMRRELARNPRLRKRLGLERVPSSATLSERSRKLPWPLLRGGKRVGRGRRVLAMDATLLPAQRSDGEAAWGVGSDGGWVYGYKLHLLVDLDTGEVLALRVTPASWHDSPVGRGMLWGVERFPGEKPPVVVADAAYEGEANFRLTRRRGMLLVTGHNRRRGRPKGRGRLLNLRRRGRGAYRRLLGRRWELETVFGLLKGPMGLVGAVGRVRGLKAVALQVEAWVMAWSVVAQLLGQAGLPITRVLRAVA; from the coding sequence GTGGAAGAACACCAGACGCCCCCTTCCATCCTACCCCTGCCCCTGGAGGAACTGGTCCCCCTGCTCCAGGCATGGCTCCAAGCCCGCTTGCCAGAAGGGGAGAGAAAACCCGGCAGGCCCAGGACCTTCTCCGACCTCAGCCTCTTTCTCTTCCACCTGGTCCGCGCCCTCCTGGGCTTCTCCAGCGAACGCATGCGCCGGGAACTGGCCCGCAACCCTAGGCTCCGCAAGCGCCTCGGTCTAGAGCGCGTTCCCTCCTCTGCCACCCTCAGCGAGCGGAGCCGGAAGCTACCCTGGCCCCTCCTGCGGGGAGGGAAGCGGGTGGGCCGGGGGAGGCGGGTGCTGGCCATGGACGCCACCCTTCTCCCCGCCCAGAGGTCGGATGGGGAGGCGGCTTGGGGCGTGGGCTCGGATGGGGGCTGGGTTTATGGGTACAAGCTCCACCTCCTCGTGGACCTGGACACGGGGGAGGTGCTGGCCCTACGGGTGACCCCGGCCTCATGGCACGACTCCCCGGTGGGGCGGGGGATGCTCTGGGGGGTGGAGAGGTTTCCTGGGGAGAAGCCCCCCGTGGTGGTGGCGGACGCGGCCTACGAGGGGGAAGCCAACTTTCGGTTGACGAGGAGGCGAGGGATGCTTCTGGTGACGGGGCATAACCGGAGACGGGGAAGGCCAAAGGGGAGGGGGCGGCTTTTGAACCTGCGGCGGCGGGGGAGAGGTGCGTACCGGAGGCTTTTGGGGCGGCGGTGGGAGCTGGAGACGGTCTTTGGTCTGCTGAAGGGGCCGATGGGGCTGGTGGGGGCGGTGGGGAGGGTACGGGGGCTGAAGGCGGTGGCCCTGCAAGTGGAAGCTTGGGTGATGGCCTGGAGCGTGGTGGCCCAGCTTCTTGGGCAGGCGGGTCTGCCCATCACCCGGGTGTTGCGGGCGGTGGCGTGA
- a CDS encoding DUF4388 domain-containing protein: protein MAIFGSLKDMPFPDLVGMLGRRSGVLEVFHLPGRKVGYTIALDGGKVLWVREGTKVLDPVQARSVLQELFRAEEGAFEFAQGTPPPPPNGQALGWPLERILLTTTTVVDELAAYRPHLPDPKTRFQAVALEVWLEEPLWSFWERARPLLAQGASAEDLGHRLGLPVEEVAYYLHKLRLAGKVAPVRAYQETRPDEEKRGLLRRLLASLMGRRG, encoded by the coding sequence ATGGCCATCTTCGGCAGCCTGAAGGACATGCCTTTCCCCGACCTGGTGGGGATGCTGGGCCGAAGGAGTGGGGTGCTGGAGGTGTTCCACCTACCAGGCCGCAAGGTGGGCTACACCATCGCCCTAGATGGGGGAAAGGTCCTCTGGGTGCGGGAAGGGACCAAGGTCCTGGACCCCGTCCAGGCCCGTTCCGTTCTGCAGGAACTCTTCCGGGCGGAAGAGGGGGCCTTCGAGTTCGCCCAAGGTACCCCGCCCCCGCCGCCCAACGGCCAGGCCCTGGGCTGGCCCCTGGAGCGGATCCTCCTCACCACCACCACCGTGGTGGACGAACTCGCCGCCTACCGGCCCCACCTGCCCGACCCCAAGACCCGGTTCCAGGCGGTGGCCCTGGAGGTCTGGCTGGAAGAACCCCTCTGGTCCTTCTGGGAGCGGGCCAGGCCCCTCTTGGCCCAAGGAGCCTCCGCCGAGGACCTCGGCCATCGGCTGGGGCTCCCGGTGGAAGAGGTGGCCTACTACCTGCACAAGCTTCGCCTGGCGGGCAAGGTGGCCCCGGTGCGGGCCTACCAGGAAACCCGGCCGGACGAGGAGAAGCGGGGCCTCCTCCGGCGGCTTCTGGCCTCGCTCATGGGGAGGCGGGGATGA
- a CDS encoding putative bifunctional diguanylate cyclase/phosphodiesterase: MTRLLPPHVLQSVLEQLAESVLITDATGRIVYVNGAFERLTGYGREEVLGKNPRFLKSGHHPLEFYRRFWEEILSGHPFRGVFVNRRKDGTLYTEEKVVTPIRGPSGAVEYLVATSRDVTEEMALRARLEALSTLDPLTGLLNRRAFAERVKKDILYARSRRALAYLDLDGFKTVNDTLGHAAGDEVLAQLARNLKGALPQAVVGRLGGDEFAAWYPADDLGEAKAKAALLLRAASVEVSVHGQPVRLEASLGLVLFPDHGVSLQELLRRADLAMYRAKLFRLKEPEAFTPDLDGLTPQALALEAEFHHALTTGQSQLFLQGILNLKEDRLEDAEVLFRLRRPEGYVNPLPQMDLSRRALNEVLDRFVLQELQRLQSTHPGLTVWVNVTPWSLGDTSFLNLAERLIHQGLDPGRAVIEVSERTATHQLGRIAPALWRLKGLGFRLALDDFGTGATGLGHLRQLPLDLLKVGRELLSPPGPGGSPSRALLGHLVGMAHDLGLKVVLEGVETPEQLALARELRADFAQGFHIHRPEAHPLLPRRWLEKGESQVGDGSKED; the protein is encoded by the coding sequence ATGACCCGCCTCCTCCCGCCCCATGTGCTCCAAAGCGTCTTGGAGCAACTGGCCGAGAGCGTCCTGATCACCGACGCCACGGGGCGCATCGTCTACGTGAACGGCGCCTTCGAGCGCCTCACGGGGTACGGGCGGGAGGAGGTGCTGGGGAAAAACCCTCGCTTTCTCAAGTCAGGCCACCATCCCCTGGAGTTCTACCGGCGCTTTTGGGAGGAGATCCTATCGGGACACCCCTTTCGGGGTGTCTTTGTCAACCGCCGCAAGGATGGAACCCTCTACACGGAGGAAAAGGTGGTCACCCCCATCCGGGGCCCCAGCGGCGCCGTGGAGTACCTGGTGGCCACCAGCCGCGACGTCACCGAGGAGATGGCCCTCCGGGCCCGGCTGGAGGCGCTTTCCACCCTGGATCCCTTGACTGGTCTCCTGAACCGAAGGGCTTTCGCCGAGCGGGTGAAGAAGGACATCCTTTACGCAAGGAGCCGCCGGGCCCTGGCCTACCTGGACCTGGACGGCTTCAAAACGGTGAACGACACCTTGGGGCACGCGGCGGGGGACGAGGTGCTGGCCCAGTTGGCCCGGAACCTGAAGGGTGCTCTTCCCCAGGCGGTGGTGGGAAGGCTGGGAGGGGACGAGTTTGCCGCCTGGTACCCCGCCGACGATCTCGGGGAGGCCAAAGCCAAGGCCGCGCTCCTGCTCCGGGCGGCATCCGTAGAGGTGTCGGTTCACGGCCAGCCCGTGCGCCTGGAGGCGAGCCTGGGCTTGGTCCTCTTCCCGGACCATGGGGTGAGCCTGCAGGAGCTATTGCGGCGGGCCGACCTGGCCATGTACCGGGCGAAGCTCTTCCGGCTAAAGGAACCCGAGGCCTTTACCCCAGACCTGGATGGCCTCACGCCGCAAGCCCTGGCGCTGGAAGCGGAGTTTCATCACGCCTTAACCACGGGCCAGAGCCAGCTTTTCCTGCAGGGGATCCTCAACTTAAAGGAGGACCGGCTGGAGGACGCCGAGGTGCTGTTCCGGTTGCGGCGCCCCGAAGGCTACGTCAACCCCCTGCCCCAGATGGACCTGTCCCGCCGGGCCCTCAACGAGGTCTTGGATCGCTTTGTTCTGCAGGAACTCCAACGGCTCCAGTCCACCCATCCTGGCCTCACGGTCTGGGTGAACGTGACCCCGTGGTCCTTAGGGGACACCAGCTTTCTAAACCTGGCGGAACGCCTGATCCATCAAGGCCTTGACCCCGGGCGGGCGGTGATCGAGGTCAGCGAGCGCACCGCTACCCACCAGCTGGGGCGCATCGCCCCTGCCTTGTGGCGGCTTAAAGGCCTCGGCTTCCGCCTAGCCTTGGACGACTTTGGCACGGGGGCCACGGGTCTCGGACACCTCCGCCAGCTCCCTCTAGACCTCCTGAAGGTGGGGAGGGAGCTCTTGAGCCCCCCGGGGCCGGGAGGTTCCCCCTCCCGGGCGCTCCTCGGCCACCTGGTGGGGATGGCCCACGACCTAGGCCTGAAGGTGGTGCTGGAAGGGGTCGAAACCCCAGAGCAACTGGCCTTGGCCCGGGAGCTCAGGGCGGATTTCGCCCAAGGATTCCACATTCACCGGCCCGAAGCGCACCCCCTCCTTCCCCGACGCTGGCTAGAAAAGGGGGAAAGCCAGGTCGGCGACGGATCCAAAGAGGACTAG
- a CDS encoding protoglobin domain-containing protein: MIKNLFALTPEERAAYLRQMAELMGVLSDWELLASVREQVEPYFPVVAGRIAERLRHHPLTQQIQDVTQALTAIAQVYFARPTLDAEYLERRARAGRAYLEAGFSTGTLVAGIYGLWVDEWTRVFSELFHEDPGLLARLNRALALVSLYNLAIVAQQYTYESELQARELEERLLAKFLKATGISRELYEQMAKTAGEE; encoded by the coding sequence ATGATCAAGAACCTGTTCGCCCTAACCCCAGAGGAACGCGCGGCCTACCTTCGGCAGATGGCCGAGCTCATGGGGGTCCTCTCGGACTGGGAGCTTCTCGCTTCGGTCCGGGAACAGGTGGAGCCCTACTTCCCGGTGGTCGCCGGCCGCATCGCCGAGCGCCTCCGCCACCATCCCCTGACCCAGCAAATCCAGGACGTGACCCAGGCCCTCACCGCCATCGCCCAGGTCTACTTCGCGCGGCCTACCTTGGACGCGGAGTACCTGGAAAGGCGCGCGCGGGCCGGTAGGGCTTACCTGGAAGCGGGCTTCAGCACCGGCACCTTGGTGGCGGGGATTTACGGCCTCTGGGTGGACGAGTGGACCCGCGTCTTCAGCGAGCTATTCCACGAGGACCCGGGCCTTTTGGCCCGGTTGAACCGGGCCCTGGCCCTGGTTTCCTTGTACAACCTCGCCATCGTCGCCCAACAGTACACCTACGAAAGCGAGCTCCAAGCACGGGAACTGGAGGAACGTCTCCTGGCCAAGTTCCTTAAGGCCACGGGGATTAGCCGAGAGCTGTACGAGCAGATGGCCAAAACGGCCGGAGAGGAGTAG
- a CDS encoding GTP-binding protein, translating into MRGKPLKLLVSGPVGAGKTTFIQSLSEIPVVETDEWASEEIGKERTTVAMDFGLLTLDGVPIYLFGTPGQERFDFMWDVLVEGALGLVVLVPGDSPRDFPKARHILEYLTSRHPVPFVVGVTRQDLPKVWTPGEVADYFGLPPEHVVGMNATSPTSATLALIRILELVTGERWQGVW; encoded by the coding sequence ATGAGGGGGAAACCCCTAAAGCTCCTCGTCTCCGGTCCCGTGGGCGCCGGGAAGACCACCTTCATCCAGTCCCTCTCCGAGATCCCCGTGGTGGAAACGGACGAGTGGGCCTCGGAAGAGATCGGCAAGGAGCGGACCACCGTGGCCATGGACTTCGGCCTACTCACCCTGGACGGCGTGCCCATCTACCTCTTCGGCACCCCGGGCCAGGAGCGTTTCGACTTCATGTGGGACGTCCTGGTGGAGGGGGCCTTGGGGTTGGTGGTCCTGGTGCCGGGGGATAGCCCCAGGGACTTTCCCAAAGCCCGCCACATCCTGGAGTACCTGACCTCGCGCCACCCCGTCCCCTTCGTGGTGGGGGTGACGCGGCAGGACCTTCCCAAAGTGTGGACCCCCGGGGAGGTGGCCGACTACTTCGGCCTCCCCCCTGAGCACGTGGTGGGGATGAACGCCACGAGCCCCACCAGCGCCACTTTGGCCCTCATCCGCATCCTGGAGCTGGTGACGGGGGAAAGGTGGCAGGGGGTTTGGTGA
- a CDS encoding protoglobin domain-containing protein — MTKMLEIAKEALAQMPPETRFRPEDAAVIARHKDTLLSWTEELVGAFYDTLFAHPPTARVFREGERPDREETLRRWWQRTVQGPLDEGYFAWMAKVGLVHVVRGVENPMMLAMASFVAAFVEHKTHEGGHPEADPLTEAFYRLSMAVGAVITHGYDRYRALALYNVAGMEPALLERLTVEEAREMLEAIRKEGA; from the coding sequence ATGACCAAGATGCTGGAAATCGCCAAGGAAGCGTTGGCGCAGATGCCGCCCGAAACCCGCTTCCGTCCGGAGGACGCGGCGGTGATCGCCCGTCACAAGGACACCCTCCTCTCTTGGACGGAGGAGCTGGTGGGGGCCTTCTACGACACCCTCTTCGCCCATCCCCCCACGGCCAGGGTCTTCCGGGAGGGGGAAAGGCCCGACCGGGAGGAAACCCTGAGGCGCTGGTGGCAACGGACGGTGCAGGGGCCCCTGGACGAGGGGTACTTCGCCTGGATGGCCAAGGTGGGCCTGGTGCACGTGGTGCGGGGGGTGGAAAACCCCATGATGCTGGCCATGGCCTCCTTCGTGGCCGCCTTCGTGGAGCACAAGACCCATGAGGGCGGGCACCCCGAGGCGGATCCCCTAACGGAGGCCTTCTACCGGCTGAGCATGGCGGTGGGAGCGGTGATCACCCACGGGTACGACCGCTACCGGGCCCTCGCCCTTTACAACGTGGCCGGCATGGAGCCCGCCCTCCTGGAGCGCCTCACCGTGGAGGAGGCGCGGGAGATGCTGGAGGCCATCCGCAAAGAAGGGGCATGA
- a CDS encoding AbrB/MazE/SpoVT family DNA-binding domain-containing protein, translated as MPLTRLSTKGQVVLPKPVREALGLKAGDELLVQLEGEAIRLIPWRRRSLAEVLDALPGHPPRTSFPSPEALFAAEREEARQRWRR; from the coding sequence ATGCCGCTCACCCGTCTCTCAACCAAAGGCCAGGTGGTCCTACCCAAGCCGGTACGGGAAGCCTTGGGCCTCAAGGCCGGGGATGAGCTTCTTGTCCAGCTGGAGGGGGAGGCCATCCGCCTCATCCCGTGGAGGAGGCGGAGCCTTGCGGAGGTCCTGGATGCCCTTCCCGGCCATCCCCCCAGGACCAGCTTCCCAAGCCCAGAAGCCCTCTTCGCCGCAGAGCGGGAGGAGGCGCGCCAGAGGTGGCGCCGATGA